Within Candidatus Aquicultor sp., the genomic segment TGCAAGGACATCTTGCCCTGCGCCTTCATAGACGGTTTCGTTGACCCCGATTTTAGGGATTACGATTTTCGCGATGGCCGACCCATACTTAGGTCTCTCCTGCGCCGTTGTTGGGATCGTGACAGGAGCCGGGGCAGGAGGCGGATCGGCTGGTTGCGCTACGGCGGCTTGTTTAGGAGCGCTCGCGGGCTTTGTGGTATTTGCTTGTGTAACGGCAGTGCTCGCCGGTTTTACAGCGCCGGTTTGCTCAGCCGTCTTTGCCGGCTTTATATCGCCGGCTCGTTCGGCGGCACGGGCTTGTCTTATCGCCTCGCCTCCCGCTGCGGTCTCTTGTTGCCGGGCTGCGGTGTCTTTCAGGCGTTGTGCCGATTGGGATGAGCCCGAACGAGGCGGCACATACTTTTCCGGAGTTTTCAACTGAGCGCTTTGCACGATTGTCTTTCCGCGTGCTTCGGCGTTTCGGTCTAAGGGTGCGGTTTTAATCATGAGAACGCTTAACGCACTCACGAATGCTACGGCGGCGATTATCAATGCAATGATGCTGCGTTTTCGATACATATTGTTTAGCTACCTTTCTGTAAATCGCAAGTCTCCAAGGCAAAGCCTGTATTGGATTTTTTACGCAGCATCAATTATATGAACCTGGGCACCGTGAGTCTAGAAAAGAGGGCTAAGGTGAGAAGCGTTGAGCTAAGAGGAGTAGGCATACGAACCGCCCGATATATCCTGCGGATTTACTTGACACCCACCACTCGAATTTTATATAATATCATCTAATATTCTCCAAATAGGGAGAACATAGCTGTAATGCTAAAGGCTATGAAGGGGAGTAGTAAGCTTTCTTACTGTAGGAGCGAGCCGGGGATGGTGCGAAGCCGGTACAAGACGAAAGCCGAATGTCGCCCCGGAGCCGGCCACCTGAACAGCAATAGGGTTGATAATGATAAGGTTTATAACCATAGCGCTTAGTAGTTTGGCCCGTGATATCCGCGTTACGGATACAAGTGCAGCACGCCCGTAAACCAAGAGATAATGAAATAGCTTGGCGAAGAAACGCCCGGTTACGTAAGAGTCGGTTTGGCGCGCTGAAGTTGGGTGGTACCGCGTGAGAATCCTCTCGTCCCATATGGGGCTGAGAGGTTTTTATTTTTTATAGTACAAGCCGAGGATATGGAGGCGCTATGTCAACGAGAAGTGATGAGGTTAAAAAAGGGGTTATTCGGGCACCGCATCGGTCGCTTCTGCGAGCAACCGGTCTTACGGATGAGGAGATATCGCGGCCGTTTATCGGTATCGCCAACTCCGCAAACGATGTAATTCCCGGGCACATACACCTTGATAAGATAGCCGAGGCCGTAAAAGCGGGAATTCGTCTCGCGGGCGGCACCCCGTTCGAGTTCTCAACCATCGGGGTGTGCGACGGTATTGCGATGAATCATCCGGGCATGAAGTATTCGCTTCCAAGCCGCGAGATTATCGCCGATTCCGTTGAGCTTGTCGTTGAAGCCCATCGCTTCGATGCGCTCGTTCTTATTCCAAGCTGCGACAAAGTAACGCCCGGTATGCTGATGGCGGCCGCCAGGGTTAATATCCCAACGGTTGTTGTAAGCGGCGGGCCGATGCTTGCCGGTAAATACGATGGGAAGGACATCGACCTGATCAGCGTCTTCGAGGCGGTCGGTGCGGTGTCGTCGGGCGCGATGACCGAAGAAGAGCTTGCCGAGTTTGAAGCTTGCGCCTGCCCGACATGCGGTTCGTGCGCCGGTATGTTCACGGCTAATACTATGAACTGCCTGACCGAGGCCATCGGTTTGGGTCTTCCTGGTAACGGGACGATTCCCGCCCCGTACTCTGAAAGAATCAGGCTTGCCAAGCATGCCGGCATGGCGGTTATGAACCTGCTTGCAAAAAATATTACGCCGGATAAGATACTTACGAACGATGCGTTTCGCAACGCGCTCACTGTTGACATGGCGCTCGGCGGCTCGACGAACACTATGCTGCACCTGGCGGCGATCGCTCACGAAACCGGTTTGGAATTCGATTTGAAACTGGCGGATAAGATCAGCCAGAGCACGCCGAACCTGTGCAAGATAAGCCCTGCGGGCACACAGCATATCGAAGATCTGTACCGCGCAGGCGGCATCATGGCGGTTATGGCCGAGCTGAATAAGGGCGGCTATTTGAAGACGAACACCGTGACGGCAACAGGGAAAACCCTTGCCGAGAATCTCGAGGGCGTTAGCGTTCTCGACAGCAATATTGTTCGCCCGCTCGACAATCCGTACTCAGCGACGGGTGGCCTTGCCATACTCTTCGGAAACCTGGCGCAAGACGGCGCTGTGGTCAAGCAGGCGGCGGTCAAAGAAAGCATGCTCGTTCATTCGGGGCCGGCTCGCGTATTTGATGGTGAAGCTGAAGCGACCGACGCGATAATCGGTGGAAAGATAAAAGCCGGTGACGTTATCGTTATCCGATATGAAGGGCCGAAAGGCGGCCCCGGTATGCGTGAAATGTTAACGCCGACTTCCGCGCTCGCCGGTATGGGCCTGGATGATAAAGTGGCGCTTATCACCGACGGGCGTTTCTCGGGCGGCACACGAGGTGCTGCGATAGGGCACGTCTCGCCGGAGGCACAAGAACGTGGCCCGATTGCCGCAGTGCAAGAAGGCGATACTATCGAGATCGATATTCCCGGCAGGAAGCTTAACGTAAAGCTCTCAGACGAGAAGATCCAGGAGAGGTTGAAGAGCTGGACAACTCCTGCACCGCGGGTTACAAAAGGATATCTCGCGCTTTACGCGCGGATGGTTTCATCCGCCGCAAAAGGTGCTGTTATAGAGTAATTGTAAGACTTGCCCTTACCGGGGCGGACAAAGATCAGGAGGTGATGTGTTATGCGCATTACAGGAGCAGAAGCATTAATTAAAAGTTTGGAGATGGAGGGCGTAGAGGTACTCTTCGGCTATCCCGGCGGGATGGTCCTTCCCATCTATGATGCGCTTTACGATTGCAAGACGATCCGTCACGTCCTGGTTCGACACGAGCAGTGTGCCGGCCACGCGGCGGACGGTTACGCGCGAGCGACCGGTAAAGTGGGCGTCTGTCTGGTGACATCCGGGCCGGGCGCAACAAACCTGGTTACAGGGCTGGCGAACGCATTTATGGATTCCGTTCCCATGGTTGCCATAACCGGACAGGTAGCAACGACGGTGCTTGGCACCGATGCGTTTCAGGAAGCGGACGTCACAGGGATAACCCTGCCGATTACCAAACATAATTTCCTCGTGAAAGATGTGAGCCTGTTGCCGACGATTATCCGCCAGGCGTTCCAGCTTGCCGGATCAGGCAGGCCCGGACCGGTTCTCATCGATATACCAATCGATGTTGCGCGAGCGGAAATTGATTTCAAATATCCTGACGCAATGACGATTCCGGGGTATAAGCCCACGTACAAAGGCCATGCGAAGCAGATCAAAGAGGCGGCTAAGCTTATCACCCAAGCCAAAAAACCGATCATCTACGCGGGCGGCGGCATTCCGAAATCGGAAGCGTGGGAAGAGCTGCGCGCTCTCGCGGAAATGGTACAAATCCCGGTCACGACAACGCTTATGGGCAAGGGCGCATTCCCGGATAGCCACGAACTGGCTCTCGGGATGCTCGGCATGCACGGTACACGCTATGCTAATTACGCCATCATGGACAGCGACTTAATCCTGGCGCTCGGCGTTCGCTTCGACGATCGTGCAACCGGCAAGGTCTCGGCTTTCGCGCCGCACGCGAAAATCGTTCACGTGGATATCGACCCGGCGGAAATCGGCAAAAATGTCGCAGTTGACCTGCCGATCGTTGGTGACGTGAAGATAGTTATTAAGGACATGATCGCGGCGGTGCACAAAATCGAGGGTCCGTATGCCGACAAGTCGGCGTGGCACGCCAAGATCAATGGATGGAAAGAGCGGTATCCGCTCCATTACCACCAGGAAGACGTGATCAAACCGCAGTACATTATTGAGAAGATCAGCGAGCTGACGCGTGACAGGGATTCGGTTATCACCACCGGTGTCGGTCAGAATCAAATGTGGTCGGCGCTGTTCTGCGGGGTGGACAGACCCAGAAGTTTCCTCTCGTCGGGCGGTTTAGGTACGATGGGATTCGGTTTGCCGGCGGCAATCGGTGCTCAGCTCGGTCGCCCGGACGCAGTTGTTGTCGACATTGACGGTGATGGATGTGTCCAGATGGTATCGCAAGAGCTTGCTACCATTGCGGCGGAGAAGCTGCCGGTCATTGTAGCGATTTTGAACAACCGTTATCTCGGTAACGTTCGCCAGTGGCAGGAACTCTTTTATAACCACCGCTACTCAAGCGTTGATCTCGATGTTGGCACGCCGGACTTCGTTAAGCTGGCCGATGCCTATGGCATTAAGGGAGTTCGCGTGACCGAAGTTGCGGATGTTGAAACAACGCTTAGGGCGGCGATAGAGGCACGCGAGCCGATTGTCATAGATTTCATGGTCGCGCGCGAAGAAAATATTTACCCCATGGTGGCCCCGGGTTCGTCAATCGACGAGATGCTCGGTGGCATCCCCGGTGCGCCGCTAAGCCAGATGCTAGACGAGGAAGAGGAGGTTGAGGAGAATGAAGCATATCCTGTCGGTTCTAGTAGAGAATAAAGCTGGTGTTTTGGCACGAGTCTCCGGCCTCTTTAGCAGGCGCGGCTTTAACATCGACAGCCTCGCTGTCGGCCCAACGGAGAACCCCGATATCTCACGCATGACAATCGTTGTTGATGCGGATGAGACCAGGCTCGAGCAAATAACTAAACAGCTGCACAAGCTGGTAAACGTGTTAAAAATCAGCGACCTCGATCCGAAAGAGACGGTCACGCGGGAACTTGTACTTATCAAGGTGAATGCCAACCCGAACATACGGGCGGAGATCATAGAAACCGCGAGCATCTTCAGGGCCAATATCATCGATGTAAGCAAGTCGACGCTTACCATAGAGATTACCGGAACGTCGGACAAGATACAGGCTCTCGAGGACCTTTTGCGCCCGTACGGTATAAAAGAGCTGGTGCGCACAGGTAAAATAGCGCTAGCTCGCGGCAAAATAGCTGAAGCTTAATATCTGGGGAGCCAGTATAATATTAGCTTGTCAACATGCAAGCAAGCATAAGTTTATGCTATAATTGTTGGATTGACTATCTATAACACATTTATGGAGGAATGATATGGCAAAGATTTACTACGATCAGGACGCAGATCTCGGCTTACTAAGCGGCAGGAAAGTCGCTGTTATAGGCTTTGGAAGCCAGGGTCATGCACACGCACAAAACCTTCGCGAAAGCGGGGTAGATGTTATCGTTGGCGAACTCGAGGGCGGCAAGGCATGGAACAATGCCAAAGAAAAAGGCTTTAACGTTATGTCCGCAGCGAAGGCTTCAGAAGCCGCCGATTTCATCATGGTATTAGCGCCGGACGAGTTCCAGGGTGGAATCTACGAGCGCGAGATCAAAGGTAATCTTAAGGCAGGCAAGACGCTCGCGTTCGCACACGGTTTCAATATCCACTTTCACCAGATTGTTCCGCCGGCAGATGTCGACGTTGTTATGATCGCACCAAAAGGCCCGGGCCATATCGTTCGCCGCATGTATGAAGAGGGCGTCGGCGTACCGGCCCTCATCGCGGTCTATCAGGATGCCAGCGGCAAAGCGAAAGCTACAGCGCTCGCATACGCAAAAGGTATCGGCGGCACGAAGGCCGGCGTTATTGAGACCACATTCGCTGAGGAGACCGAGACCGATCTCTTTGGTGAGCAGGCGGTTCTCTGTGGCGGTACTTCAGAACTCGTCCGCGCCGGATTCGATACACTAGTCGAGGCCGGTTACCAGCCGGAAATCGCATACTTTGAATGCATGCACGAGCTTAAACTGATCGTCGATCTTATGTACGAGCAGGGTATCTCGGGTATGCGCTACTCAATTAGTAACACCGCCGAGTACGGCGATATCACCGTGGGCAAACGAATCATCACCGAAGAGACCCGCAAAGAGATGAAGCGTGTCCTCGAAGACATCCAGACAGGCCGTTTTGCACGCGAGTGGATACTTGAGAACACAGCTAATCAGCCGGTGCTCAAGGCCATGAGGAAGAAAGAATCCAATCACCTGATCGAGCAAGTTGGCAAGCAACTCCGTTCGATGATGGCATGGATTAAGCAAAAAGAGCTGCTCTAAACTGCTTCCGGCAGGTCAAATGTACAAAACGGTTAAGCGATAGTATAATAAAACACAATAGTTTGTACCTACATTCACAAGCTTTCACAAAGTGTGGGATTGTGCGATACAGGAGGAATGTTCATGCGTAAGGATTACATGATGACACCAGGGCCTACGCCCGTCCCATCTGAGGTTCTGTTGTCACAGGCGCGACCGATGTTTCACCATAGGACGCCTTTATTCGAGGAGCTTCTTGTCTCAGTCGAGGAAGGGCTAAAATACGTATTCCAGACAGAGAACGAGGTGCTGATCTATACGGCTTCGGGAACAGGCGTTATGGAATCATCCGTAGTCAACCTGCTATCTGCCGGCGATACGGTACTGTGCTGTTCGAACGGTAAATTTGGTGATCGCCTGGTCAAGATTAATGAAACTTACGGCATGAACGTTATCAAGCTCGAGTATGCATGGGATCAAGTTGTAAAACCCAACGATATCAAGCGCGAGCTCGATGCTCATCCTGATATAAAAGCGGTCTTTGTTGTTCAAAGCGAGACATCGACCGGCGTTCTCAACGACGTGAAGACGATCGGCGGCATCGTTAAAGATTACCCAGCCGTTTTCGTCGTCGACTCGATTACCGGCATCGGTGCCGTTGAGTGCAGAACCGACCAGTGGAATCTCGACATTGTTATGACCGGTTCGCAAAAAGGTCTCATGATGCCGCCGGGGCTCGCCTGTGTGTCGGTGAGCAAAAAAGCATGGGCTAAGACTGAGACCTCGACCCTTCCGAAATTCTATTTCAGCTGGAAGAAAGCAGCCGATACGCTGGCTAAGAAGACGACGGCGTTTACGCCCGCGGTCTCATTGGTCGTAGGTCTCGGTGAAGCGCTCAATCTTATGCGTAATGAAGGTTTGGACAATATTATCCATCGGCACAAAATTCTTGCCGATGCCATAAGAGCCGGTCTTGAAGCAATGGGGCTAAAGCTCTTCGCACCGCCGGAAGGTCGCGGCAGCGCGGTTACTCCGGCATGGGTGCCTGAAGGCGTCGATGGCGGCAAACTCGTTAAGCTGCTTAAGAGCGAATACGGTATCACTATAGCCGGCGGTCAGGATCATCTTAAAGGTAAGATATTTAGAATCGGCCACCTCGGCTATTTCGATAGGTTCGATATTATGACAACGCTTGCGGGCGTTGAGATGGTTCTCTCTGAGCTCGGCTATCCTGTGACATTAGGTATCGGCGTCCAGGCGGCTGAGAAGATTTTCATGGAGAATCCGTTCTAGAAACACGACCGGCGTTTCAATGCCGGTCGTGTTTCTAGCTTTTAGAGTGTAGGAGGCGATAACTATTAAGGTTCTAGTTAAAGAGAAGATTTCCCAGGCAGGTATAGATAAACTCAAAGCTGCCGGTTTTAGCGTCGATGTGCGAACCGACATGACGGCCGACGAGCTGCTTGAAGAAATCGGCCAGTATGAGGCGCTAATCGTAAGAAGCGCAACCAAGGTGACGGAAGACGTCATCAGCCGTGCGAACAATATGAAGATTATCGGTCGTGCAGGTATCGGTGTTGATAATGTCGACGTCGAAGCGGCGACAAAGCGGGGCATTATCGTTGCGAACGCCCCGCAGAGTAATATCGTATCCGCCGCAGAGCAGACGATCGCGCTGCTATTGGCGAGTGCCCGCAACATAGCCCAAGCCAGTGCTTCAATGAAAGCCGGTAAATGGGAGCGGAGCAAGTTTCAGGGTGTCGAGGTATACGAGAAGACGCTCGGTTTGATCGGCCTCGGCAGAATTGGGACGCTTGTCGCACAGAGGGCGCACGGCCTTGGTATGAAAATTATCGCCTATGATCCATATATTTCGAAGGAGAGAGCCGCCCAGCTCGGCATTGAGCGGGCAGCGAGCCTTGAAGATGTTCTCAAAGTTTCTGATTTCCTTACGGTTCACCTTCCAAAAACAAAAGAGACCATCGGTATGTTCGGCGAGCGCGAGTTCGCCTTAATGAAAGACGGTGTGCGTCTTATTAATACAGCTCGCGGCGGTATTTACCAGACAGACGCTCTGGTAAACGCGATTCAGAGCGGTAAGGTCGCCGCTATGGGTGTTGACGTCTACGAGGAGGAGCCGCCGACCGGCAACCCGCTTCTCGAGCTTGACGCGGTTACCTGCACGCCGCATCTCGGTGCCTCGACAATTGAGGCGCAGGATAGAGCAGGCACTCAGATAGCCGAGCAGGTTATCGCAGGGCTTAACGGCGAGTTCGTGTCCAACGCCGTTAATATCCCGCTTATTCCCGTTGAAGCGATGGAAGCGGTTAAACCGTTCCTTCCACTAGCCGAGAAACTGGGAAAACTCTTCACCAAGCTTGCAGAAGGCGGCGTGTATTCGGTTGATATCGATTACATTGGACCGATTTCTAAATTCGATACCAAGCTTTTAACCATAGCAATTCTTAAAGGGTTGTTTGAGGGTGTTGTCGAAGAGCCGGTCAACTATGTTAACGCACCGGTCTTTGCCGAGGAGCGTGGTATCGAGGTTAACGAGTTAAGAAAAGCCTCGTCACAGGATTACCTTAACGTCATCCGTGTAACCGGCAAGAACAATGGCGAGCCGATAACGGTTGCAGGTACGCTGGTCGGCAAAAAGAACCAACCGCGTTTCGTAAACGTCTATCAGTTTGATATCGATATGGCTCCGAGCAAGTACCTGGCATTTTTCCGCTATGAGGATATCCCGGGCATGATCGGTAAAGTCGGAACCATTCTAGGTGAGCATGGGATTAATATCTCCAACATGCAAGTCGGCCGTAAGAAAATCGGTGGGGAAGCGCTTATGGGCATCAACGTCGATATTCCGATACCGGATGCAGTAGTGGAAGAGATTAAGGGTGCGACCGGGAGTTTTGCAACTTTCCTGACATTGTAGTGTTGCATTACTGCCGGTAATCGTTTAATAATTGGGCTGGGCGGCAATCATGCCGTCCAGTTTTTGCTTTCAAGGAGGAGCTTATGAAACGTGCTTTAATAACCCTAGTCAGCCTTCTTGTTGTGGCTGCTGTTTTTGGAACGGGGGGTTGTGCAAAGAACAATACAACAGCTGCAAACAAGGCTTCGGAAAAGCCAGTGGCGGTGCCTGTTGTTAAAGGATTCCCGGCTGATTTCCCGCTGATCGATGGCGGTGTCGTAACATCGAGTATGACCTACAACTCGGTCGGCAACAAAGAGGGCGAAGGGCAACCTACCGGAGTTAGTTACTACACGCAGGTCAAGACAACAAAAACTGTCGATGAAGTTATTAGATTCTATAAGTCGAAATTCTCTTCGATCAAGCAGGAGGCAAAGCCGAAGAAAGGCACCACTTTGATAACCGGCTTCATCAATAAATATCCAACGAGCATCTATTTTACCGAGAAAGATTCACAGACATTGCTAACCATTATCATCAGCAAAAAGAACAGCTAGCATCGAATGGCCGCTTAACGGCTGGGGCTTCATTATTTCAGAAGCCTCGTGATAGGCAGATGGAACCTGTGCAATAGATGCCCGATAAACCACACGCCAAAGAACACATGGACATGGTGCTTCTCGAACAACTCTTGGTATATCTTTTTAACCTTAGATCGGGCACGGTGCAGGATAGTATCGACGGAAGATACGGAAATGTCCATGATTTTGGCTACGTCTTTTGAGGGGAGTTCTTCGCAGCCGCGCAAGACCAAGACTTGGCAGTAATGCGGCGGCAGCGCATCCATGGCTTTATGGATTAACTCCAACGTTTCTTCCATATCGATGTTTTGGCCGAGGTCAATTACCTTCATAAGTAATTTGCATTTTTGTTCGAGAATGTCAGCAACATAACAGCCATCGAGGCTGATCAATTGAACATTCTTGCCTTTTCTCGCATTGTCTATACAGAGGTTGGTCGCAATTTTGCATAACCAGGTAAAGATAGGGGCTCGCGGGTCGAGTTTATCGAAATTCCTAAATGCCCGTAAAAACGTCTCTTGCGCTATGTCTTCGGCATCTTCTCTTCTTCTTACCATCCGGTAGGCTAACGCGTAAATACGCTTATAGTGCATCTTGTATAGAGCGTTGAAAGCCTCATCGTCAAAGGTATGGTTTTCATTACCGGTAATTTTGGGCAGATGGAGACGCCCGTTCTCAAGGTTTTTGTTACGAGAGCACGGCATGATGCACGAATCACAGTCACAGCAAGTCTTTGTGATACTATTCACTTCGTTTTGCATAATTCGCCTCTAGCGCATCGTGTGTTTTCTGATTACTACAGGTGTTTTAGGAAAGAAGGGTATATATGTATCACCACGGCTTAATAATACTATAGGGTTACCGTGATATCAAACTTTTGGTGGAAACAAGCCAACGGAGTTAGCTTGTTGAGCGCTAATCAAATATATCAGGAAGATTTTCAAAATATTTTCAAATATAGTGTAAGGTATTACGTGATATAACGTTGTATATAGTAGCAGCAGCAAAATCGTATACCCTACCGGGTAGCCTATATTTGGAGATACACATAGATATGCGGTACGTAAGCATGGTACCGCATATTGCTTCTAGCGCCATTTTATACTGCAAAATATTATCACATCGCCTCAAGACAAGGTCGCTTGCCTATTAGCGCTGCTCACATATCCTTTCGAAAACAGATACCCCTATAATAATTGATTGTTTCGTGAAGACTTGTACAAATACTTGTAACAAAAGTGTAAGAAAGAATGGCAGCTTACGTTTTAACTAGGTAGACGCTTAAAAGTAGGGCATGGAAATATCAAACGAATAAAGAAA encodes:
- a CDS encoding class E sortase, which produces MYRKRSIIALIIAAVAFVSALSVLMIKTAPLDRNAEARGKTIVQSAQLKTPEKYVPPRSGSSQSAQRLKDTAARQQETAAGGEAIRQARAAERAGDIKPAKTAEQTGAVKPASTAVTQANTTKPASAPKQAAVAQPADPPPAPAPVTIPTTAQERPKYGSAIAKIVIPKIGVNETVYEGAGQDVLALGPGHLEETALPGDVGNAVIGGHRVTHTRPFYYIDALKVGDPIYITRGSHQYVYKVVGQKVVLPTEMSITNPTPDRTLTIFACHPLYSAAQRYVVIAKGS
- the ilvD gene encoding dihydroxy-acid dehydratase; amino-acid sequence: MSTRSDEVKKGVIRAPHRSLLRATGLTDEEISRPFIGIANSANDVIPGHIHLDKIAEAVKAGIRLAGGTPFEFSTIGVCDGIAMNHPGMKYSLPSREIIADSVELVVEAHRFDALVLIPSCDKVTPGMLMAAARVNIPTVVVSGGPMLAGKYDGKDIDLISVFEAVGAVSSGAMTEEELAEFEACACPTCGSCAGMFTANTMNCLTEAIGLGLPGNGTIPAPYSERIRLAKHAGMAVMNLLAKNITPDKILTNDAFRNALTVDMALGGSTNTMLHLAAIAHETGLEFDLKLADKISQSTPNLCKISPAGTQHIEDLYRAGGIMAVMAELNKGGYLKTNTVTATGKTLAENLEGVSVLDSNIVRPLDNPYSATGGLAILFGNLAQDGAVVKQAAVKESMLVHSGPARVFDGEAEATDAIIGGKIKAGDVIVIRYEGPKGGPGMREMLTPTSALAGMGLDDKVALITDGRFSGGTRGAAIGHVSPEAQERGPIAAVQEGDTIEIDIPGRKLNVKLSDEKIQERLKSWTTPAPRVTKGYLALYARMVSSAAKGAVIE
- the ilvB gene encoding biosynthetic-type acetolactate synthase large subunit — translated: MRITGAEALIKSLEMEGVEVLFGYPGGMVLPIYDALYDCKTIRHVLVRHEQCAGHAADGYARATGKVGVCLVTSGPGATNLVTGLANAFMDSVPMVAITGQVATTVLGTDAFQEADVTGITLPITKHNFLVKDVSLLPTIIRQAFQLAGSGRPGPVLIDIPIDVARAEIDFKYPDAMTIPGYKPTYKGHAKQIKEAAKLITQAKKPIIYAGGGIPKSEAWEELRALAEMVQIPVTTTLMGKGAFPDSHELALGMLGMHGTRYANYAIMDSDLILALGVRFDDRATGKVSAFAPHAKIVHVDIDPAEIGKNVAVDLPIVGDVKIVIKDMIAAVHKIEGPYADKSAWHAKINGWKERYPLHYHQEDVIKPQYIIEKISELTRDRDSVITTGVGQNQMWSALFCGVDRPRSFLSSGGLGTMGFGLPAAIGAQLGRPDAVVVDIDGDGCVQMVSQELATIAAEKLPVIVAILNNRYLGNVRQWQELFYNHRYSSVDLDVGTPDFVKLADAYGIKGVRVTEVADVETTLRAAIEAREPIVIDFMVAREENIYPMVAPGSSIDEMLGGIPGAPLSQMLDEEEEVEENEAYPVGSSRE
- the ilvN gene encoding acetolactate synthase small subunit, producing the protein MKHILSVLVENKAGVLARVSGLFSRRGFNIDSLAVGPTENPDISRMTIVVDADETRLEQITKQLHKLVNVLKISDLDPKETVTRELVLIKVNANPNIRAEIIETASIFRANIIDVSKSTLTIEITGTSDKIQALEDLLRPYGIKELVRTGKIALARGKIAEA
- the ilvC gene encoding ketol-acid reductoisomerase — its product is MAKIYYDQDADLGLLSGRKVAVIGFGSQGHAHAQNLRESGVDVIVGELEGGKAWNNAKEKGFNVMSAAKASEAADFIMVLAPDEFQGGIYEREIKGNLKAGKTLAFAHGFNIHFHQIVPPADVDVVMIAPKGPGHIVRRMYEEGVGVPALIAVYQDASGKAKATALAYAKGIGGTKAGVIETTFAEETETDLFGEQAVLCGGTSELVRAGFDTLVEAGYQPEIAYFECMHELKLIVDLMYEQGISGMRYSISNTAEYGDITVGKRIITEETRKEMKRVLEDIQTGRFAREWILENTANQPVLKAMRKKESNHLIEQVGKQLRSMMAWIKQKELL
- a CDS encoding alanine--glyoxylate aminotransferase family protein — its product is MRKDYMMTPGPTPVPSEVLLSQARPMFHHRTPLFEELLVSVEEGLKYVFQTENEVLIYTASGTGVMESSVVNLLSAGDTVLCCSNGKFGDRLVKINETYGMNVIKLEYAWDQVVKPNDIKRELDAHPDIKAVFVVQSETSTGVLNDVKTIGGIVKDYPAVFVVDSITGIGAVECRTDQWNLDIVMTGSQKGLMMPPGLACVSVSKKAWAKTETSTLPKFYFSWKKAADTLAKKTTAFTPAVSLVVGLGEALNLMRNEGLDNIIHRHKILADAIRAGLEAMGLKLFAPPEGRGSAVTPAWVPEGVDGGKLVKLLKSEYGITIAGGQDHLKGKIFRIGHLGYFDRFDIMTTLAGVEMVLSELGYPVTLGIGVQAAEKIFMENPF
- the serA gene encoding phosphoglycerate dehydrogenase, giving the protein MKVLVKEKISQAGIDKLKAAGFSVDVRTDMTADELLEEIGQYEALIVRSATKVTEDVISRANNMKIIGRAGIGVDNVDVEAATKRGIIVANAPQSNIVSAAEQTIALLLASARNIAQASASMKAGKWERSKFQGVEVYEKTLGLIGLGRIGTLVAQRAHGLGMKIIAYDPYISKERAAQLGIERAASLEDVLKVSDFLTVHLPKTKETIGMFGEREFALMKDGVRLINTARGGIYQTDALVNAIQSGKVAAMGVDVYEEEPPTGNPLLELDAVTCTPHLGASTIEAQDRAGTQIAEQVIAGLNGEFVSNAVNIPLIPVEAMEAVKPFLPLAEKLGKLFTKLAEGGVYSVDIDYIGPISKFDTKLLTIAILKGLFEGVVEEPVNYVNAPVFAEERGIEVNELRKASSQDYLNVIRVTGKNNGEPITVAGTLVGKKNQPRFVNVYQFDIDMAPSKYLAFFRYEDIPGMIGKVGTILGEHGINISNMQVGRKKIGGEALMGINVDIPIPDAVVEEIKGATGSFATFLTL
- a CDS encoding RNA polymerase sigma factor is translated as MQNEVNSITKTCCDCDSCIMPCSRNKNLENGRLHLPKITGNENHTFDDEAFNALYKMHYKRIYALAYRMVRRREDAEDIAQETFLRAFRNFDKLDPRAPIFTWLCKIATNLCIDNARKGKNVQLISLDGCYVADILEQKCKLLMKVIDLGQNIDMEETLELIHKAMDALPPHYCQVLVLRGCEELPSKDVAKIMDISVSSVDTILHRARSKVKKIYQELFEKHHVHVFFGVWFIGHLLHRFHLPITRLLK